The following coding sequences lie in one Mycobacterium sp. Z3061 genomic window:
- the secG gene encoding preprotein translocase subunit SecG — translation MELALQITLVVTSLLVVLLVLLHRAKGGGLSTLFGGGVQSSLSGSTVVEKNLDRLTLFIVGIWLVSIVGMALLIKYR, via the coding sequence ATGGAATTGGCTCTACAGATCACCCTGGTGGTCACCAGCCTGCTGGTGGTGTTGCTGGTGCTGCTGCACCGCGCCAAGGGTGGCGGCCTGTCGACGCTGTTCGGCGGCGGTGTGCAGTCGAGCCTGTCCGGGTCGACGGTCGTGGAGAAGAACCTGGACCGGTTGACGCTGTTCATCGTCGGCATCTGGCTGGTGTCCATTGTCGGCATGGCCCTGTTGATCAAGTACCGCTAG
- the ppc gene encoding phosphoenolpyruvate carboxylase: MVDVTDTALDPIGDVHRTKLGREATEPMRADIRMLGAILGDTVREQNGEEVFDLVERARVESFRVRRSEIDRNEVSRMFDGIDIRKAIPVIRAFTQFALLANVAEDIHRERRRSIHVAAGEPPQDSSLAATYAKLDRAELDSATVAAALEGALVAPVITAHPTETRRRTVFVTQHRITELMRLHAEGHTQTDSGRSIETELRRQILTLWQTAIIRLSRLQISDEIAAGLRYYPASFFEVMPKVNAEVREALRARWPDADLLSGPMLQPGSWIGGDRDGNPNVTADVVRLATGSAAYTAISHYLSELDQLEQELSMSSRLLTVTPELAELAEGCQDKARDDEPYRRALRVIRSRLSATAGELLDEQPQHLLDLGLPAYTTPGELRADLDTIDTSLRTHGSAVLADDRLAVLREGVHVFGFHLSALDLRQNSDVHEEVVAELLAWSGVHPDYASLPEDQRVELLVSELGTRRPLVSPGAKLSELARKELDIIGAATYAVQTYGPAAVPNYVISMCRSVSDVLEAAILMKEAGLLDASGDEPYCPVGISPLFETIDDLHNGASILQAMLDLPLYRAMVTARGDMQEVMLGYSDSNKDGGYLAANWAVYRAELALVEAARKGGIRLRLFHGRGGTVGRGGGPSYQAILAQPPGAVNGSLRLTEQGEVIAAKYAEPQAARRNLESLLAATLESTLLDVEGLGDAAEPAYAVLDEIATLAQRAYAELVHDTPGFVEYFKASTPVSEIGSLNIGSRPSSRKPTESISDLRAIPWVLAWSQSRVMLPGWYGTGTAFEQWIGEGPDSEEDRLAVLHELYERWPFFRSVLSNMAQVLAKSDLGLAARYAELVDDESLRSRVFDKIVDEHHRTIAMYKRITGQEDLLADNPALARSVFNRFPYLEPLNHLQVELLRRYRSGEDDELVQRGILLTMNGLASALRNSG; the protein is encoded by the coding sequence ATGGTTGACGTGACCGATACCGCCCTGGACCCGATCGGCGACGTCCATCGCACCAAATTGGGGCGCGAGGCGACCGAGCCCATGCGCGCCGACATCAGGATGCTGGGTGCCATCCTCGGTGACACCGTGCGGGAGCAGAACGGTGAAGAGGTGTTCGACCTAGTTGAACGCGCGCGGGTGGAATCGTTCCGGGTGCGGCGATCGGAGATCGACCGCAACGAGGTGTCGCGCATGTTCGACGGCATCGACATCCGGAAGGCCATCCCGGTCATCCGGGCGTTCACGCAGTTCGCGTTGCTGGCCAACGTCGCCGAGGACATCCACCGCGAGCGCCGCCGCAGCATTCACGTCGCCGCCGGCGAGCCGCCCCAGGACAGCAGCCTGGCCGCCACCTACGCGAAACTCGATCGTGCCGAACTGGATTCGGCGACCGTGGCCGCAGCGCTCGAAGGTGCATTGGTGGCGCCGGTGATCACCGCCCACCCCACCGAGACCAGACGTCGCACCGTCTTCGTCACCCAGCACCGCATCACCGAGCTGATGCGTCTGCACGCGGAGGGGCACACCCAGACCGACAGCGGCCGCAGCATCGAAACCGAATTGCGCCGCCAGATCCTCACCCTGTGGCAGACCGCGATCATCCGGCTATCCCGCCTGCAGATCAGCGACGAGATCGCGGCCGGACTGCGCTACTACCCGGCCTCGTTCTTCGAGGTGATGCCCAAGGTCAACGCCGAAGTCCGGGAGGCACTGCGGGCCCGCTGGCCCGACGCCGACCTGCTGTCCGGGCCGATGTTGCAGCCGGGTTCCTGGATCGGCGGCGATCGTGACGGGAATCCCAACGTCACCGCCGACGTGGTCCGGCTGGCCACCGGCAGCGCCGCCTATACCGCAATCTCTCACTACCTGTCCGAACTCGACCAGCTCGAGCAGGAGTTGTCGATGTCGTCACGGCTGCTCACGGTCACCCCCGAGCTCGCCGAACTGGCTGAAGGGTGCCAGGACAAGGCGCGCGACGACGAGCCCTACCGCCGCGCGCTGCGAGTCATCCGGTCCCGGCTGAGCGCGACCGCCGGGGAGCTCCTCGATGAGCAACCGCAGCACCTGCTCGACCTCGGCCTGCCGGCCTACACCACGCCCGGTGAATTGCGCGCGGACCTGGACACCATCGACACCTCGCTGCGCACGCACGGCAGCGCCGTGCTGGCCGACGACCGGCTGGCCGTGTTGCGGGAAGGCGTACACGTCTTCGGTTTTCACCTGTCCGCGCTGGACCTCCGGCAGAACTCCGACGTGCACGAGGAAGTGGTCGCCGAACTGCTCGCCTGGTCCGGGGTGCACCCCGACTACGCCTCGTTGCCCGAAGACCAGCGAGTCGAGCTGCTGGTCAGCGAACTCGGCACCCGACGTCCGCTGGTGAGCCCGGGCGCGAAGCTGTCCGAACTGGCACGCAAAGAACTCGACATCATCGGCGCCGCCACCTACGCCGTCCAAACCTATGGCCCGGCAGCGGTTCCCAACTACGTCATCTCGATGTGCCGGTCGGTGTCGGACGTCCTGGAAGCCGCGATCCTGATGAAAGAGGCCGGGCTGCTGGACGCTTCAGGGGACGAACCCTATTGTCCGGTCGGGATCTCGCCGCTGTTCGAGACCATCGACGACCTGCACAACGGGGCGTCGATCCTGCAGGCGATGCTGGATCTCCCGCTTTACCGCGCCATGGTGACGGCTCGCGGTGACATGCAGGAAGTGATGCTCGGTTACTCCGATTCGAACAAGGACGGCGGCTACCTGGCCGCCAACTGGGCGGTGTACCGGGCGGAGCTGGCCCTGGTCGAAGCGGCCCGCAAGGGCGGAATCCGATTGCGGCTGTTCCACGGCCGCGGTGGCACCGTGGGCCGCGGTGGCGGCCCGAGTTACCAGGCCATCCTGGCCCAGCCACCGGGGGCGGTGAACGGATCGCTTCGGCTCACCGAACAGGGCGAGGTGATCGCCGCGAAGTACGCCGAACCGCAGGCCGCCCGGCGCAACCTGGAAAGCCTGCTGGCCGCGACCCTGGAGTCGACGCTGCTCGACGTAGAGGGCCTCGGTGACGCAGCGGAGCCGGCCTACGCGGTGCTCGACGAGATCGCCACCCTGGCGCAGCGCGCCTACGCCGAACTGGTGCACGACACACCCGGCTTCGTCGAGTACTTCAAGGCCTCCACGCCGGTCAGTGAAATCGGATCGCTCAACATCGGCAGTCGGCCGTCCTCCCGCAAACCGACGGAATCGATCTCGGATCTGCGCGCCATCCCGTGGGTGCTGGCGTGGAGTCAGTCACGGGTGATGCTGCCGGGCTGGTACGGCACCGGTACGGCGTTCGAGCAGTGGATCGGCGAGGGACCGGACAGCGAGGAAGACCGCTTGGCGGTCCTGCATGAACTCTACGAGCGGTGGCCGTTCTTCCGCAGCGTGCTGTCCAACATGGCGCAGGTGCTCGCCAAGAGCGATCTCGGGCTGGCCGCCCGCTACGCCGAGCTGGTAGACGATGAATCGTTGCGCAGCAGGGTCTTTGACAAGATCGTCGACGAGCACCACCGGACCATTGCGATGTACAAGCGCATCACCGGTCAGGAAGACCTGCTGGCCGACAACCCGGCGCTGGCACGCTCGGTGTTCAACCGGTTCCCCTACCTGGAGCCGCTGAATCACCTGCAGGTGGAGTTGCTGCGCCGTTACCGATCGGGTGAGGACGACGAGTTGGTGCAACGCGGCATTCTGCTGACCATGAACGGACTTGCCAGCGCGTTACGTAACAGCGGATAA
- a CDS encoding DUF1206 domain-containing protein, whose amino-acid sequence MSDLKNGRAPAVSAAQVAQNGVFEKFARAGFVVSGILHLIIGYLAIRVALGDGGTADQSGALATMAARPGGPFALWIAAVALLTLGLWRLIETVLGRAADRDSPDSPGGMQRVKTFGVAVVYLGFAYSAFGFAHGAGKSSGEQSSTASARLMQSTAGTIALIACGVGVIAVGGYHVYKGAGRKFVDDLNGRSGKLVRRLGVAGYVGKGVVIATAGVLVVVAASRSEPNKATGLDGALKTLGAQPFGVVLLIAAGAGIITYGLYSFVLARSTKM is encoded by the coding sequence ATGTCTGACCTGAAGAACGGCCGAGCGCCGGCAGTCTCGGCGGCACAGGTAGCCCAGAACGGCGTCTTCGAGAAATTCGCCCGTGCCGGGTTCGTGGTGAGCGGAATACTGCACCTGATCATCGGCTACCTCGCCATCCGTGTCGCGCTCGGCGACGGCGGCACCGCCGACCAGTCCGGGGCCCTGGCGACGATGGCGGCCCGCCCCGGTGGCCCGTTCGCGCTGTGGATCGCCGCGGTCGCCCTGCTGACGCTCGGGTTGTGGCGCCTGATCGAGACGGTTCTGGGACGTGCGGCCGACCGCGACTCGCCGGACTCACCGGGCGGTATGCAGCGGGTCAAGACCTTCGGGGTCGCCGTTGTCTACCTCGGATTCGCCTACTCAGCCTTCGGATTCGCGCACGGAGCCGGGAAGTCCTCTGGTGAGCAGAGCTCCACCGCGAGCGCCCGGCTGATGCAGAGCACGGCCGGCACCATCGCATTGATCGCGTGCGGCGTCGGCGTCATCGCGGTGGGCGGCTACCACGTCTACAAAGGAGCCGGGCGCAAATTCGTCGACGACCTCAACGGCCGGTCCGGCAAGCTGGTGCGCCGACTCGGCGTGGCCGGCTACGTCGGCAAAGGGGTGGTCATCGCCACCGCCGGTGTGCTGGTGGTCGTCGCCGCGTCCCGCTCCGAGCCGAACAAGGCCACCGGACTCGACGGGGCCCTCAAGACCCTAGGCGCTCAACCCTTCGGAGTGGTGCTGCTGATCGCCGCCGGTGCCGGGATCATCACGTACGGCTTATACAGCTTTGTGCTGGCCCGCTCAACCAAGATGTGA
- a CDS encoding PIG-L family deacetylase, which translates to MSTVVAFHAHPDDEVILTGGTLAKAAAAGHRVVVVTATDGRMGDEDDRTRLDELHSSTGILGAHRTECLGYADSGYGPDFYPDPPGRVRFGRADVEEAAQRLAAILRAEDAQLLLSYQANGGYGHRDHVQVHRVGKRAAELARTPRVLEATMPRELLRRVSDVCGVLRLPPPYDRDVLADAYAPSASITHRVDVRAVARQKRDAVAAHRSQLGAGVGARVYQVLLRLPPQVLAVIFRHEWFVDPTAAPGRLRDSIFDDAG; encoded by the coding sequence ATGTCCACCGTCGTCGCCTTCCACGCCCACCCGGACGATGAGGTGATCCTGACCGGCGGCACGCTGGCCAAAGCGGCCGCCGCCGGTCATCGGGTGGTCGTCGTCACGGCCACCGACGGACGGATGGGTGACGAGGACGACCGCACCCGCTTGGACGAATTGCATTCGAGCACCGGCATTCTCGGCGCGCACCGAACGGAGTGCCTGGGCTACGCCGACAGCGGCTACGGCCCGGATTTCTACCCCGACCCGCCGGGTCGGGTGCGTTTCGGTAGAGCCGACGTCGAGGAGGCCGCGCAGCGCCTGGCCGCGATCCTTCGCGCTGAGGACGCGCAGCTGCTACTCAGCTACCAGGCCAACGGCGGGTACGGCCACCGCGATCATGTGCAGGTGCACCGTGTCGGCAAACGGGCCGCCGAACTGGCGCGCACACCAAGGGTTCTCGAGGCGACCATGCCGCGCGAACTGCTGCGCCGGGTCAGCGATGTCTGCGGTGTGCTGCGTCTTCCGCCGCCTTACGACCGGGACGTGCTGGCCGACGCCTATGCGCCGAGTGCCAGCATCACGCACCGGGTCGACGTGCGCGCGGTGGCCCGGCAGAAGCGGGATGCGGTGGCCGCTCATCGCTCCCAGTTGGGCGCCGGTGTGGGTGCGCGGGTCTACCAGGTATTGCTACGGCTGCCACCGCAGGTGTTGGCCGTAATTTTCCGGCACGAATGGTTCGTCGATCCCACAGCGGCGCCAGGAAGGCTGCGAGACAGCATTTTTGATGACGCGGGCTGA
- a CDS encoding cytochrome P450, whose product MTHPVPAPPLADGTGLPWDVAVADAVATIAAARDRCGDTFVVESGADRYLFTFSPAGVESFYALPEDKASKGVADFLMLRRKLPDEIFAGRRILPTNLFRRDDVAVYLANLDGALRDTTAELGSAGSVDVFDLTRRLGHRMGLASWAGPGCSEGAAFERLVHAFDTLDGSEAFVHPDRMAAVTASDKRAERAALDDVTDTVAAAVGHYRDDGSLFGRIVAAWDSEPDQVRVRGIAHDVALIHIASMSNLAAALGWALVDLVEHPQHQLPIRNGDKDFAHRCALESTRLAQRSIMSRTVLAPVELNTGEITYQVPPGWTIATLLPLLNSSAAPGLDTWDPERWTRHRLTDPPDLPSPMLVTAFGHGRHSCPAQPFALAAMTAALTRLLGEYELTAGWSAHPRPVPAQIGGVARAQGPCPVTYAAVH is encoded by the coding sequence GTGACTCATCCGGTTCCCGCCCCACCACTCGCGGACGGTACCGGCCTGCCGTGGGATGTCGCCGTTGCAGATGCGGTCGCCACCATCGCCGCCGCCCGCGATCGGTGCGGCGACACGTTTGTGGTGGAAAGCGGCGCCGACCGTTACCTGTTCACCTTCTCCCCCGCGGGCGTCGAGTCGTTCTACGCCCTGCCGGAGGACAAAGCCAGCAAGGGCGTCGCCGACTTTTTGATGCTGCGCCGCAAGCTGCCCGACGAGATCTTCGCCGGCCGTCGTATCCTGCCCACCAACCTTTTTCGCCGTGACGATGTCGCCGTCTATCTTGCGAACCTGGACGGCGCGCTGCGGGATACGACCGCCGAACTGGGTTCGGCCGGTTCGGTAGACGTCTTCGACCTCACCCGCCGGCTGGGGCACCGGATGGGCCTCGCATCGTGGGCCGGGCCCGGATGCTCCGAGGGTGCGGCTTTCGAGCGTCTGGTGCACGCGTTCGACACCCTGGACGGCTCCGAGGCGTTCGTCCACCCCGACCGGATGGCTGCAGTGACCGCCTCGGACAAACGCGCCGAGCGTGCTGCCCTGGACGACGTCACCGACACGGTGGCGGCCGCGGTGGGGCACTACCGCGATGACGGAAGCCTATTCGGCAGGATTGTCGCCGCATGGGACTCCGAGCCCGACCAGGTCCGCGTGCGCGGCATCGCCCACGACGTCGCCCTGATCCACATCGCGTCGATGTCGAACCTGGCCGCCGCGCTCGGCTGGGCCCTGGTCGACCTGGTCGAACATCCGCAACATCAGCTACCAATCCGTAACGGCGACAAGGACTTCGCCCACCGCTGCGCACTCGAGTCCACGCGTCTGGCGCAGCGCTCGATCATGAGCCGCACGGTCCTGGCGCCGGTCGAGCTGAACACCGGCGAGATCACCTACCAAGTGCCGCCCGGCTGGACCATCGCCACCCTGTTGCCGTTGTTGAACAGCTCTGCGGCACCCGGGCTGGACACGTGGGATCCGGAACGATGGACCCGCCACCGGCTCACCGACCCCCCTGACCTGCCGTCACCGATGCTGGTGACGGCGTTCGGCCACGGGCGGCATTCCTGCCCGGCGCAGCCTTTCGCACTGGCGGCGATGACGGCGGCGCTGACACGCTTGCTCGGTGAGTACGAACTGACCGCAGGCTGGAGCGCGCATCCGCGTCCGGTCCCGGCGCAGATCGGCGGGGTGGCGCGGGCGCAGGGGCCCTGCCCGGTCACCTACGCGGCCGTTCACTGA
- the pgl gene encoding 6-phosphogluconolactonase: MSFDIEVFADSERLAQAAAQRLVDTINAASAARGRALIALTGGGNGVALLRELASRPVDWSTVHLFWGDERYVPEDDDERNEKQTREALLDHIDIPASQVHPMAASDGEFGSDLEAAALAYEQILAANAEPGEQAPSFDVHLLGMGPEGHVNSLFPDTAAVRETSRMVVAVDDSPKPPPQRITLTLPAIQRSREVWLLVAGEGKADAVAAAIGGADPVSLPAAGAIGREITRWLLDEGAAGKLPR; the protein is encoded by the coding sequence ATGAGCTTCGATATCGAGGTATTTGCCGACAGCGAACGTTTGGCGCAGGCCGCGGCACAGCGACTGGTCGACACCATCAACGCGGCGTCAGCGGCGCGGGGACGAGCACTGATCGCGCTGACCGGTGGCGGCAACGGTGTCGCACTGCTGCGTGAACTCGCGTCGCGGCCGGTCGACTGGTCCACGGTGCACCTGTTCTGGGGTGACGAACGATATGTCCCCGAAGACGACGACGAGCGCAACGAGAAGCAAACGCGCGAGGCCCTGCTCGACCACATCGACATTCCCGCCAGCCAGGTGCACCCCATGGCTGCCAGCGACGGCGAGTTCGGCTCCGACCTTGAGGCTGCGGCCCTGGCGTACGAGCAGATTCTGGCGGCCAATGCCGAGCCTGGTGAGCAGGCGCCCAGTTTCGACGTGCATCTGCTGGGGATGGGACCCGAAGGACACGTCAACTCCCTGTTCCCGGACACTGCCGCGGTGCGTGAGACCAGCCGGATGGTGGTCGCCGTGGATGACTCCCCCAAGCCGCCGCCGCAACGAATCACGTTGACCCTGCCCGCGATTCAGCGGTCCCGCGAGGTGTGGCTGCTGGTGGCGGGCGAGGGCAAGGCCGACGCGGTGGCCGCTGCCATCGGCGGCGCCGATCCCGTCTCGCTACCGGCCGCCGGGGCCATCGGTCGCGAGATCACCCGGTGGCTGCTCGACGAAGGCGCAGCGGGCAAACTTCCCCGTTGA
- the opcA gene encoding glucose-6-phosphate dehydrogenase assembly protein OpcA gives MIVELPDTTTTAINKKLDEMREMAGVVTMGRVLTLIIAPDSDAVVEDSIQAANDASHEHPSRIIVTMRGNAYADEPRLDAQIRVGGDAGAGEVVVLALSGPLSGHAASVVIPFLLPDIPVVAWWPDNAPAVPAQDPLGKLAIRRITDATNAVDPLAAIKSRLPGYTAGDTDLAWSRITYWRALLTSAIDLPPHEPIESARISGLETEPALDVLAGWLASRIDGPVRREVGELTVELVRKSETIVLSRPQDGTTATLSRTAKPEALVPLARRVTGECLAEDLRRLDADEIYHAALEGIKKVQYQ, from the coding sequence ATGATTGTCGAACTGCCTGACACCACCACCACGGCGATCAACAAGAAGCTCGACGAGATGCGCGAGATGGCCGGCGTGGTCACGATGGGCCGGGTACTCACGCTGATCATCGCGCCGGACAGCGACGCCGTCGTCGAGGATTCCATCCAGGCGGCCAACGACGCCAGCCACGAACATCCGAGCCGCATCATCGTGACGATGCGGGGCAACGCGTACGCCGACGAACCGCGTCTGGACGCGCAGATCCGAGTGGGGGGCGACGCGGGCGCCGGTGAGGTGGTGGTGCTGGCACTTTCCGGGCCGTTGTCCGGGCACGCCGCCAGCGTGGTCATCCCCTTCCTGCTGCCCGACATCCCGGTCGTCGCTTGGTGGCCCGACAACGCTCCGGCGGTGCCCGCCCAGGATCCGTTGGGCAAGTTGGCAATTCGCCGTATCACCGACGCCACCAACGCCGTCGACCCGTTGGCGGCGATCAAAAGCCGGTTGCCCGGCTACACCGCCGGCGACACCGACCTCGCCTGGAGTCGCATCACGTACTGGCGTGCGCTGCTGACCTCTGCCATCGACCTGCCACCGCACGAGCCGATCGAGTCGGCTCGCATCAGCGGCCTGGAAACCGAACCCGCACTGGACGTGCTGGCGGGCTGGCTGGCCAGCCGGATCGACGGCCCGGTCCGCCGGGAGGTCGGCGAGCTCACCGTGGAACTGGTGCGCAAGAGCGAGACCATCGTGCTGAGCCGGCCGCAGGATGGAACCACGGCCACGCTGAGCCGCACGGCCAAGCCCGAAGCGTTGGTTCCGTTGGCGCGCAGGGTAACCGGTGAATGCCTGGCCGAAGACCTGCGCCGGCTGGACGCCGACGAGATCTACCACGCGGCCCTGGAGGGCATCAAGAAGGTGCAATATCAATGA
- the zwf gene encoding glucose-6-phosphate dehydrogenase: protein MSSAGAAAWQNPLRDKRDKRLPRIAGPCGMVIFGVTGDLARKKVMPAIYDLANRGLLPPTFSLVGFARRDWDTEDFGQVVHDAVKEHCRTPFRQENWDRLAEGFRFVPGAFDDDAAFQRLAETLEKLDAERGTGGNHAFYLAIPPKSFPQVCEQLEKSGLARPQGNRWSRVVIEKPFGHDLKSAQDLNKTVNSVFPEESVFRIDHYLGKETVQNILALRFANQLFDPIWNSHYVDHVQITMAEDIGLGGRAGYYDGIGAARDVIQNHLMQLLALTAMEEPVSFTPKSLQTEKIKVLSATQLAQPLDETTSRGQYTAGWQGGEKVVGLLDEEGFAKDSVTETFAAITLEVDTRRWAGVPFYLRTGKRLGRRVTEIALVFKRAPHLPFDATMTDELGTNAMVIRVQPDEGITLRFGSKVPGTAMEVRDVNMDFSYGSAFAEESPEAYERLILDVLLGEPSLFPVNEEVELAWEILDPALDNWASHGKPDPYEAGTWGPESAFEMLRRTGREWRRP, encoded by the coding sequence ATGAGTTCAGCCGGCGCTGCAGCCTGGCAGAACCCGCTGCGCGACAAGCGGGACAAGCGGCTGCCCCGAATCGCCGGCCCTTGCGGCATGGTGATCTTCGGGGTCACCGGCGACCTGGCCCGCAAGAAGGTGATGCCGGCAATCTACGACCTGGCCAACCGCGGACTGCTGCCACCCACGTTCTCGCTGGTGGGGTTTGCGCGGCGGGACTGGGACACCGAGGATTTCGGCCAGGTGGTTCACGACGCCGTCAAGGAGCACTGCCGGACTCCGTTCCGCCAGGAGAACTGGGACCGGCTGGCCGAGGGATTCCGTTTTGTCCCGGGCGCCTTCGACGACGACGCCGCATTCCAGCGCCTGGCCGAAACCCTGGAGAAGCTGGACGCCGAACGCGGCACCGGCGGAAACCACGCCTTCTATCTGGCCATCCCGCCCAAGTCGTTCCCCCAGGTCTGCGAACAGCTGGAGAAGTCGGGACTGGCGCGCCCGCAAGGCAATCGGTGGAGCCGGGTGGTGATCGAGAAGCCCTTCGGCCACGACCTCAAGAGCGCGCAGGATCTCAACAAGACCGTCAACTCCGTCTTCCCGGAGGAATCGGTCTTCCGCATCGACCACTACCTCGGCAAAGAGACCGTGCAGAACATCCTGGCGCTGCGGTTCGCCAACCAGTTGTTCGATCCGATCTGGAACTCCCACTACGTCGACCACGTCCAGATCACCATGGCCGAAGACATCGGCCTCGGTGGGCGGGCCGGCTACTACGACGGCATCGGCGCCGCGCGTGACGTGATCCAGAACCACCTGATGCAATTGCTGGCGCTGACCGCGATGGAAGAGCCGGTCAGTTTCACTCCGAAGTCGTTGCAAACGGAGAAGATCAAGGTGCTCTCGGCGACCCAGCTCGCGCAGCCACTCGACGAGACCACCAGCCGCGGCCAGTACACCGCCGGCTGGCAGGGCGGCGAGAAAGTGGTGGGGCTGCTCGACGAAGAGGGATTCGCCAAGGACTCCGTCACCGAGACGTTCGCCGCGATCACCCTCGAGGTCGACACGCGGCGCTGGGCCGGTGTCCCGTTCTATCTGCGCACCGGAAAACGGTTGGGCCGCAGGGTCACCGAGATCGCGCTCGTCTTCAAGCGGGCACCGCACCTGCCGTTCGACGCAACCATGACCGACGAGCTCGGCACCAACGCCATGGTCATCCGCGTGCAGCCCGACGAGGGCATCACGTTGCGGTTCGGTTCCAAAGTGCCCGGCACCGCGATGGAAGTCCGCGACGTCAACATGGACTTCTCCTACGGCTCAGCGTTTGCCGAGGAGTCGCCAGAAGCCTACGAACGGCTGATCCTGGACGTGCTGCTCGGTGAACCCTCTCTGTTCCCGGTCAACGAAGAAGTCGAATTGGCCTGGGAGATACTCGATCCCGCGCTGGATAACTGGGCGTCGCACGGCAAGCCGGATCCTTACGAGGCGGGCACCTGGGGTCCCGAGTCGGCGTTCGAGATGCTGCGCCGTACCGGCCGGGAATGGCGGCGGCCATGA
- the tal gene encoding transaldolase, giving the protein MTQNSNLAALSAAGVSVWLDDLSRDRIKSGNLQELIDTKSVVGVTTNPSIFQKALADSDTYDDQIAELAERGADVDATIRTVTTDDVRNACDVLRPQWESSDGVDGRVSIEVDPRMAHDTDKTTEQAVELWKIVDRPNLLIKIPATEEGIPAIATTLAEGISVNVTLIFSVERYRAVMGAYLEGLEKAKKAGHDLSKIHSVASFFVSRVDTEIDKRLEKIDSDDARALLGQAAVANARLAYAAYREVFEGGERFQALQADGARVQRPLWASTGVKNPDYSDTLYVTELVAPNTVNTMPEKTIDAVADHGTIHGDTITGTESEAQQVFDKLDAIGIDLTDVFLVLENEGVEKFEESWSELLKETQAQLESADK; this is encoded by the coding sequence ATGACCCAGAATTCAAACCTCGCCGCGCTCAGCGCCGCGGGGGTATCCGTCTGGCTCGACGACTTGTCCCGGGACCGGATCAAATCGGGCAACCTGCAGGAACTGATCGACACCAAGAGCGTCGTCGGGGTCACCACCAACCCGTCGATCTTCCAGAAGGCGCTGGCCGACAGCGACACCTACGACGACCAGATCGCCGAGCTCGCCGAGCGCGGCGCCGACGTCGACGCCACCATCCGCACGGTCACCACCGACGACGTCCGCAACGCCTGTGATGTGTTGCGGCCGCAGTGGGAGTCCTCGGACGGGGTCGACGGCCGGGTGTCGATCGAGGTCGACCCGCGGATGGCGCACGACACCGACAAGACCACCGAGCAGGCGGTCGAACTGTGGAAGATCGTCGACCGGCCGAACCTGCTGATCAAGATCCCTGCCACCGAAGAGGGCATTCCCGCCATTGCAACGACTCTGGCAGAAGGCATTTCGGTGAATGTCACGCTGATCTTCTCCGTCGAGCGCTACCGCGCGGTGATGGGTGCCTATCTGGAGGGATTGGAGAAGGCCAAGAAAGCGGGCCATGACCTGTCCAAGATCCATTCGGTGGCATCGTTTTTCGTCTCCCGGGTGGACACGGAGATCGACAAGCGGCTGGAGAAGATCGATTCGGACGACGCCCGTGCCCTCCTCGGCCAGGCCGCCGTCGCCAATGCCCGACTGGCCTACGCGGCCTACCGGGAAGTCTTCGAGGGCGGCGAGCGGTTCCAGGCGCTGCAGGCTGATGGCGCCCGGGTACAGCGGCCGCTGTGGGCATCCACCGGCGTCAAGAACCCCGACTACTCAGACACGCTGTACGTCACCGAGCTCGTCGCTCCGAACACGGTGAACACCATGCCGGAGAAGACAATTGACGCCGTCGCCGATCACGGCACGATTCACGGCGACACCATCACCGGCACCGAATCAGAAGCGCAGCAGGTGTTCGACAAGCTCGACGCGATCGGGATCGACTTGACCGACGTGTTCCTGGTCCTGGAAAACGAAGGCGTCGAGAAGTTCGAGGAATCCTGGAGCGAGTTGCTCAAGGAGACGCAGGCGCAGCTGGAGTCCGCCGACAAATGA